One Microbacterium sp. W4I20 DNA window includes the following coding sequences:
- a CDS encoding GDSL-type esterase/lipase family protein: protein MRVAIVTESFLPHMNGVTGSVLQILRHLEHRGHEAHVLAPAAAGIPGEVSGALVEAIPSLALPGYRNVRVGTSTAHRVAASLRRFEPDVVHLASPFALGWRGVLAAERLDVASVAAYQTDVAAYTERYRVAATTGIAQTHIARLHRRATLTLAPSAESAQQLASLGVDRVRRWGRGVDAERFQPSRRNGALRAEWGAEVVIGYVGRLAPEKQVEDLAVLRDIPGTRLVIVGDGPSRPRLESLFPEALFLGHLDGEALAAAMASFDVFVHPGESETFGQTLQEAHASGVPVVATGRGGPLDLVRMGIDGWLYRPGDLEDLRMRVADLAGDTRKRRAFGEAGREAVQGRSWASVCGQLLEHFDDARSLRRADGAARARRLVRPEPTAPIAAPRWDRYVALGDSLTEGLCDPAPDGALRGWADRLALLLAARGGVHYANLAIRSKRVSDVCGSQLDRALELRPDLVSILVGANDLVKHRVDVGALAARLETAVHRLRETGADVVLLTPFLPRRRAASIYTRRFSAFATALAGIAARTGAILIDTDLYPELPDRPHWGEDLVHLSSRGHRFLAYRAGEVLGVPHADALGALDAALHEHESISAGAWWRRHALPWVWRRLHGRAAGDGRVAKHHDYVYLRGSQTRQRQPAQK from the coding sequence GTGAGAGTAGCGATCGTCACGGAGTCCTTCCTTCCGCACATGAACGGCGTCACCGGATCGGTGCTGCAGATCCTGCGGCACCTCGAGCACCGGGGACACGAGGCGCACGTCCTCGCACCGGCCGCGGCCGGGATTCCCGGCGAGGTGAGCGGAGCGCTCGTCGAGGCGATCCCGAGCCTCGCCCTGCCCGGCTACCGGAACGTGCGGGTCGGCACGTCGACGGCGCACCGGGTCGCCGCCTCTCTGCGCAGGTTCGAGCCCGACGTCGTGCACCTCGCGTCCCCCTTCGCCCTCGGGTGGCGCGGCGTGCTGGCGGCGGAGCGCCTCGACGTGGCCTCGGTCGCTGCCTACCAGACCGATGTGGCGGCCTACACCGAGCGCTATCGGGTCGCCGCGACGACCGGCATCGCCCAGACGCACATCGCGCGGCTGCACCGCCGCGCGACCCTGACGCTCGCGCCTTCGGCGGAGTCCGCACAGCAACTCGCGTCGCTCGGCGTGGACCGCGTCCGACGCTGGGGCAGGGGAGTGGATGCCGAGCGCTTCCAGCCGTCCCGCCGCAACGGTGCCCTGCGGGCGGAATGGGGAGCGGAGGTCGTGATCGGCTACGTCGGACGCCTGGCTCCGGAGAAGCAGGTCGAGGATCTCGCCGTCCTCCGCGACATCCCCGGGACGCGCCTCGTGATCGTCGGCGACGGGCCGAGCCGGCCGCGGCTCGAGAGCCTGTTCCCCGAGGCGCTGTTCCTCGGCCACCTCGACGGCGAGGCGCTCGCCGCGGCCATGGCCTCCTTCGACGTGTTCGTGCACCCGGGCGAGAGCGAGACCTTCGGGCAGACCCTGCAGGAGGCGCATGCGAGCGGCGTGCCCGTGGTGGCTACCGGGCGAGGCGGACCGCTCGACCTCGTCCGCATGGGGATCGACGGCTGGCTGTACCGGCCGGGAGACCTCGAGGATCTGCGGATGCGCGTGGCCGACCTCGCGGGTGACACGCGCAAGCGGCGGGCGTTCGGAGAGGCGGGGCGCGAAGCCGTGCAGGGACGCAGTTGGGCGAGCGTGTGCGGTCAGCTCCTCGAGCACTTCGATGATGCCCGCTCCCTGCGTCGGGCCGACGGGGCCGCGCGCGCTCGCCGCCTGGTGCGCCCGGAGCCCACGGCCCCGATCGCCGCACCTCGCTGGGATCGCTACGTCGCGCTCGGCGACTCGCTCACCGAGGGCCTCTGCGACCCCGCACCGGATGGAGCGCTGCGCGGGTGGGCCGATCGACTGGCGCTGCTGCTGGCCGCGCGCGGTGGAGTCCACTACGCGAACCTCGCCATCCGGTCCAAGCGTGTGAGCGACGTGTGTGGATCTCAGCTGGACCGGGCGCTCGAACTGCGCCCGGATCTCGTGTCGATCCTCGTCGGCGCGAACGACCTGGTGAAGCACCGCGTCGACGTCGGGGCCCTGGCGGCACGGCTCGAGACGGCGGTGCATCGACTGCGCGAGACCGGGGCGGATGTCGTGCTGCTGACGCCGTTCCTGCCCCGCAGGCGTGCGGCATCGATCTACACGAGGCGGTTCAGCGCCTTCGCGACCGCGCTGGCCGGGATCGCGGCACGCACGGGCGCGATCCTGATCGACACGGACCTCTATCCCGAACTCCCGGATCGACCCCACTGGGGGGAAGACCTGGTGCACCTCAGCAGTCGCGGACACCGATTTCTCGCCTATCGAGCCGGTGAGGTGCTCGGTGTCCCTCATGCGGACGCGCTCGGTGCACTCGATGCCGCTCTCCACGAGCACGAATCGATCAGCGCCGGAGCCTGGTGGCGTCGTCACGCCCTGCCCTGGGTCTGGCGACGACTGCACGGGCGGGCCGCCGGAGACGGAAGAGTCGCGAAGCACCACGACTACGTCTACCTCCGCGGCTCGCAGACCCGGCAGCGCCAACCCGCTCAGAAGTGA
- a CDS encoding DedA family protein, with amino-acid sequence MPTDLLAESLTGPWSLVLMSVLVLGDAFFVVVPGEIAVTALGAFAVSNGAPPLWAVIVCAAVAAALGDACCYLIGRAVGTERWRWMRTPRVQQALAWAQRRLDGGTATVLFTARFVPFARLAVNLVAGASRIHPPRYLALVTLAATAWAAYQAAMGAVIATIIPGGPLVAVPVSIAVAVAVGVLIDAVIRRARR; translated from the coding sequence GTGCCGACCGACCTGCTCGCCGAATCGCTCACGGGTCCCTGGAGTCTCGTCCTGATGAGCGTGCTGGTGCTGGGCGACGCCTTCTTCGTGGTGGTGCCTGGGGAGATCGCCGTGACGGCACTCGGCGCATTCGCCGTCTCGAACGGTGCCCCTCCCCTGTGGGCTGTCATCGTCTGCGCCGCCGTCGCGGCCGCGCTCGGTGACGCCTGCTGCTATCTGATCGGACGGGCCGTCGGCACCGAGCGCTGGAGATGGATGCGCACCCCTCGCGTGCAGCAGGCGCTCGCCTGGGCGCAGCGCCGGCTCGACGGCGGAACGGCCACCGTGCTCTTCACCGCCCGCTTCGTCCCCTTCGCCCGGCTCGCCGTCAACCTGGTCGCCGGAGCATCCCGCATCCATCCCCCGCGCTATCTGGCGCTCGTCACCCTCGCCGCGACGGCATGGGCCGCGTACCAGGCTGCCATGGGCGCGGTCATCGCGACGATCATCCCCGGCGGGCCCCTCGTGGCCGTACCCGTGTCGATCGCCGTCGCCGTCGCGGTGGGGGTCCTGATCGATGCGGTCATCCGCCGAGCGCGGCGCTGA
- a CDS encoding DUF5302 domain-containing protein codes for MSTEEGATSSEEMKRKFKEALEKKNAHHRQGESHLDGDSAVHGAAAPQTRREFRRKSG; via the coding sequence ATGAGCACCGAAGAAGGCGCCACCTCCTCCGAGGAGATGAAGCGCAAGTTCAAGGAAGCGCTCGAGAAGAAGAACGCGCACCACCGGCAGGGCGAGTCGCACCTCGACGGCGATTCCGCCGTGCACGGCGCGGCTGCCCCGCAGACGCGGCGCGAGTTCCGACGCAAGAGCGGTTGA
- a CDS encoding cation:dicarboxylate symporter family transporter, whose protein sequence is MAITTGFSLPGFNWRRGKHSWDRHTWLYVSVIIAVVLGALVGLIWPEVGQSFEPIGKGFVALIKMMIAPIIFCTIVVGVGSIAKAATVGKIGGLALLYFMVMSTFALAIGLVVGNIIHPGAGLDMAGSSYEAEGEAKTTQEFILGIIPATFFSAFTGESVLQVLFIALLVGFALQGLGERGAPIMDAVKQLQKLVFRILGMILWLAPLGAFGAIAAVVGKTGVAAIWSLGILMIAFYITCIVFIVVVLGALLFAVTRVNIFSLIKYLAREYLLIVGTSSSESALPRLIAKMEHVGVSKPVVGITVPTGYSFNLDGTAIYLTMASLFIATGMGQPMSIGEQIGLLVFMIIASKGAAGVTGAGLATLAGGLQAYRPDLVDGVGVIVGIDRFMSEGRALTNFTGNAVATLLIGTWTKQIDRDRVGRVLSGELPFDESLMDGVDGHGMSDAPHAAGVQELSESAVAEMTAKEQRARDRAAQV, encoded by the coding sequence ATGGCCATTACAACGGGTTTCAGTCTGCCGGGCTTCAACTGGCGGCGCGGCAAGCATTCCTGGGACCGGCACACCTGGCTGTACGTGTCGGTGATCATCGCCGTCGTGCTCGGTGCGCTGGTCGGGCTCATCTGGCCCGAGGTCGGTCAGAGCTTCGAGCCGATCGGCAAGGGGTTCGTCGCGCTGATCAAGATGATGATCGCGCCGATCATCTTCTGCACCATCGTGGTGGGGGTCGGATCCATCGCGAAAGCGGCCACCGTCGGGAAGATCGGCGGTCTGGCGCTGCTGTACTTCATGGTGATGTCGACCTTCGCCCTCGCGATCGGCCTGGTCGTCGGCAACATCATCCACCCGGGCGCGGGCCTGGACATGGCCGGCTCCTCGTATGAGGCGGAGGGCGAGGCGAAGACGACGCAGGAGTTCATCCTCGGCATCATCCCCGCGACATTCTTCTCGGCCTTCACGGGCGAGAGCGTGCTGCAGGTCCTGTTCATCGCGCTTCTCGTCGGCTTCGCGCTGCAGGGACTCGGCGAGCGGGGCGCCCCGATCATGGACGCGGTGAAGCAGCTTCAGAAGCTGGTGTTCCGCATTCTCGGCATGATCCTGTGGCTCGCGCCACTCGGTGCGTTCGGAGCCATCGCCGCAGTCGTCGGCAAGACGGGCGTCGCGGCGATCTGGAGCCTCGGCATCCTGATGATCGCCTTCTACATCACGTGCATCGTGTTCATCGTGGTGGTGCTGGGCGCCCTGCTCTTCGCGGTCACCCGGGTCAACATCTTCTCGCTGATCAAGTATCTGGCCCGCGAGTACCTGCTGATCGTCGGGACGTCCTCCTCGGAGTCCGCGCTGCCTCGCCTGATCGCGAAGATGGAGCACGTCGGCGTTTCCAAGCCCGTCGTCGGCATCACTGTTCCGACCGGCTACTCGTTCAACCTCGACGGCACGGCGATCTACCTGACGATGGCGTCGCTCTTCATCGCGACGGGCATGGGGCAGCCGATGTCGATCGGCGAGCAGATCGGCCTGCTGGTCTTCATGATCATCGCGAGCAAGGGAGCAGCCGGAGTCACCGGAGCGGGACTCGCAACCCTGGCCGGCGGCCTTCAGGCCTACCGCCCCGACCTGGTCGACGGCGTTGGCGTGATCGTCGGGATCGACCGCTTCATGTCGGAGGGCCGCGCCCTGACGAACTTCACCGGCAACGCGGTGGCCACACTCCTCATCGGCACCTGGACGAAGCAGATCGACCGCGATCGCGTCGGCCGGGTGCTCAGCGGAGAGCTTCCCTTCGACGAGTCGCTGATGGACGGCGTAGACGGACACGGGATGTCCGACGCACCGCACGCTGCAGGAGTGCAGGAGCTCAGCGAATCGGCGGTCGCGGAGATGACGGCGAAGGAGCAGCGGGCGAGGGATCGCGCAGCGCAGGTCTGA
- a CDS encoding ATP-binding protein — protein MAPVPGSRSAASRVFAVLLVAAVVIGALVAVYLVVEAQRAIRAEAERVTAATAIALASSPDAVSALGAGDEARATRLLEPYATNVVDDAGLDFITVMTVEGTRVTHPDPEQIGGQYLGTIPDEPRALTEEFTGTLGPSVRTIVPVRDAGGALIGWVAAGVTTESITETLVRRLPLTLGITAGLIALGAGGALIARRATRRIAGDLPPGQVRDAVSSYESIRTLGEALRAQTHEHGNRMHTAVALLELGRRDEAIEILTETSRQSQSLVDQVTARRHGDPAVGALLLGKASQAKERGIDWRLHLDPDAPRSPLSTVDSVSVLGNLVDNAMDAAADSADRWVEVSLNSAADGGIVLEVSDSGPGVPPALREQIFAQGFSTKPAGAQGRGVGLALVRSVVTGAGGDVTVSTDPTTFRVVLPAATGTRRQGS, from the coding sequence ATGGCACCTGTGCCAGGAAGCCGCAGCGCCGCCTCCCGCGTCTTCGCCGTGCTCCTTGTGGCAGCCGTCGTCATCGGCGCACTCGTCGCCGTCTATCTCGTGGTCGAGGCGCAGCGCGCCATCCGAGCCGAGGCCGAGCGGGTCACGGCGGCCACCGCCATCGCCCTCGCGTCATCCCCCGACGCGGTATCGGCGCTGGGTGCCGGTGACGAGGCGCGCGCCACGCGACTGCTCGAGCCGTACGCGACCAACGTCGTCGACGACGCCGGACTCGACTTCATCACCGTCATGACCGTGGAGGGGACGCGCGTGACGCACCCCGACCCCGAGCAGATCGGCGGTCAGTACCTGGGCACGATCCCCGACGAGCCTCGCGCCCTCACAGAGGAGTTCACCGGCACCCTCGGACCATCCGTCCGGACGATCGTGCCGGTGCGTGACGCCGGCGGGGCACTCATCGGCTGGGTGGCGGCGGGAGTGACCACCGAGTCGATCACCGAGACGCTGGTCCGACGGCTCCCCCTCACGCTCGGGATCACGGCGGGTCTGATCGCGCTCGGGGCCGGCGGCGCTCTGATCGCACGACGGGCCACGCGACGCATCGCGGGCGATCTTCCACCCGGGCAGGTGCGCGATGCGGTGTCGTCGTACGAATCGATCCGCACCCTCGGCGAGGCGCTGCGCGCACAGACCCACGAGCACGGGAATCGGATGCACACCGCCGTCGCCCTGCTCGAGCTCGGTCGGCGCGACGAAGCGATCGAGATCCTCACCGAGACGTCGCGGCAGAGCCAGTCGCTCGTCGACCAGGTCACGGCACGACGGCACGGCGATCCCGCCGTCGGCGCACTGCTGCTCGGGAAGGCCTCACAGGCGAAGGAGCGCGGGATCGACTGGCGGCTGCACCTCGACCCTGACGCGCCTCGATCTCCGCTGTCCACCGTCGACAGCGTCTCGGTGCTCGGGAACCTGGTGGACAACGCCATGGATGCGGCCGCCGACTCGGCCGACCGCTGGGTCGAGGTCTCGCTGAATTCCGCCGCGGACGGCGGGATCGTGCTCGAGGTGTCGGACAGCGGCCCCGGTGTTCCGCCGGCCTTGCGCGAGCAGATCTTCGCGCAGGGGTTCTCGACCAAGCCTGCCGGTGCTCAGGGACGCGGAGTCGGCCTCGCACTCGTGCGTTCGGTGGTGACCGGAGCGGGAGGCGATGTCACCGTGAGCACCGACCCGACCACATTCCGAGTCGTTCTCCCCGCGGCGACCGGCACTCGGAGGCAGGGATCGTGA
- a CDS encoding response regulator gives MIRVLLVDDDALTLELHRDYVARLDGFVVSGECSGARAAVSAVLDREGPTGFDLVLLDITMPDGSGIDVLRALRARAASVDVIAITGVRDADTVRQMATLGVFQYLVKPFPFAVFAERMAQFRTHHDQARSTEGAATQSEIDALLGRATGAIALPKGLSSGSLEKVSAALRTVGPLSASEAAERLGMSRVSVRRYLEHLVAEGVIVRSARYGTRGRPETEYRWNRD, from the coding sequence GTGATCCGCGTGTTGCTGGTCGACGACGACGCGCTGACCCTGGAGCTGCACCGCGACTACGTGGCGCGCCTGGACGGATTCGTCGTCTCCGGCGAGTGCAGCGGGGCACGCGCCGCCGTGAGCGCGGTCCTGGATCGCGAGGGCCCGACCGGCTTCGACCTCGTGCTGCTCGACATCACGATGCCGGACGGATCGGGCATCGACGTGCTCCGCGCGCTGCGCGCCCGCGCGGCATCCGTCGACGTGATCGCCATCACGGGCGTCCGCGATGCCGACACCGTGCGGCAGATGGCGACGCTCGGTGTCTTCCAATACCTGGTGAAGCCGTTTCCGTTCGCCGTCTTCGCCGAGCGGATGGCGCAGTTCCGGACGCATCACGACCAGGCACGGTCGACGGAGGGCGCGGCGACGCAGTCCGAGATCGACGCTCTGCTCGGACGGGCGACGGGCGCGATCGCGCTTCCGAAGGGGCTGTCGTCGGGGTCGTTGGAGAAGGTCAGCGCTGCGCTGCGCACCGTCGGCCCGCTCTCGGCGAGCGAGGCGGCAGAGCGGCTCGGGATGTCCCGCGTGTCGGTGCGCCGCTACCTCGAGCACCTCGTCGCGGAAGGTGTCATCGTGCGCTCGGCCCGCTACGGCACCCGAGGACGACCGGAGACGGAGTATCGATGGAACCGCGACTAG
- a CDS encoding FAD-binding oxidoreductase, whose product MPSISSSDALRDRLSGSLFLPGDVEYEAARWPWNLAIEQHPAAVAAPADVADLRLLFDAVRDSDLRLAVQPSGHGASGVLDDAVIVRTAAFDELHVDVDSGVLRVGSGVRWGAVVAALDGTGWAAPAGTSPVVSVAGYSLSGGHSWFSRTAGLGSDNLRAAWLLRPDGTHGRVDDDSDPELMWALRGAGGIVGIVTALEINLVRVPSLWGAGLTFDVSDAAAVIRAVRDLAAEAPASLNVFMNSMRMPDVPQLPEEIRGRSFLDVQALSVDGTADELIERVRRAGAVRREISGPTSQAALAAASTEPTEPTPGRGASMALTALDDAMIDALVDFRELPEQAPIMGIDIRMLGGALNEPRRSGFASLESVEWLLHALVPVFPGAPSEPGDRSLAGFRALLGPAEAGRIVPTYLEPGQTLDRCGTPAEIDRLRAVRAVADPEKLLHEGRLPR is encoded by the coding sequence ATGCCTTCGATCTCCTCGTCAGACGCTCTTCGCGACCGTCTGAGCGGTTCGCTGTTCCTTCCCGGCGATGTCGAGTACGAGGCGGCCAGGTGGCCGTGGAACCTCGCGATCGAACAGCACCCTGCCGCTGTCGCCGCACCCGCCGACGTCGCGGATCTGCGGCTGCTCTTCGACGCAGTCCGCGACTCGGACCTCCGGCTCGCGGTCCAGCCGAGTGGGCACGGCGCCTCCGGCGTTCTCGACGACGCGGTGATCGTGCGCACGGCGGCGTTCGACGAGCTTCACGTCGACGTCGATTCCGGGGTGCTCCGCGTGGGCAGCGGCGTGCGCTGGGGCGCGGTCGTCGCCGCGCTCGACGGCACCGGCTGGGCGGCTCCGGCCGGCACCAGCCCGGTGGTCAGCGTCGCCGGGTACAGCCTGAGCGGCGGTCACTCCTGGTTCAGCCGCACGGCCGGACTCGGCTCCGACAACCTGCGCGCCGCGTGGCTCCTGCGCCCCGACGGGACGCACGGCCGAGTCGACGACGACAGCGATCCCGAGCTGATGTGGGCGTTGCGCGGTGCGGGCGGAATCGTCGGGATCGTCACGGCCCTCGAGATCAACCTCGTCCGCGTACCCTCGCTGTGGGGCGCGGGTCTCACCTTCGATGTGTCGGACGCCGCTGCCGTGATCCGCGCCGTGCGCGACCTCGCAGCGGAGGCGCCGGCCTCGTTGAACGTCTTCATGAACTCGATGCGCATGCCTGACGTCCCTCAGCTGCCTGAGGAGATCCGGGGGAGAAGCTTCCTCGACGTGCAGGCGCTGTCCGTCGACGGCACCGCCGACGAGCTGATCGAGCGGGTGCGTCGCGCGGGCGCCGTGCGACGCGAGATCTCCGGCCCGACCTCTCAGGCCGCTCTCGCCGCCGCCTCCACCGAGCCGACCGAGCCGACCCCCGGCCGCGGGGCGTCGATGGCTCTCACGGCACTGGACGACGCGATGATCGATGCCCTGGTCGACTTCCGCGAGCTGCCGGAGCAGGCCCCGATCATGGGCATCGACATCCGGATGCTCGGCGGCGCGCTGAACGAGCCACGTCGAAGCGGCTTCGCATCCCTGGAATCCGTCGAGTGGCTGCTGCACGCCCTGGTCCCGGTGTTCCCCGGGGCGCCGAGCGAACCGGGCGACCGAAGCCTCGCGGGTTTCCGCGCTCTCCTGGGCCCCGCGGAGGCCGGCCGCATCGTGCCCACGTACCTCGAGCCCGGCCAGACGCTCGACCGCTGCGGCACCCCGGCCGAGATCGACAGGCTGCGGGCTGTCAGAGCCGTCGCCGATCCGGAGAAGCTGTTGCACGAGGGACGTCTTCCCCGCTGA
- a CDS encoding FMN reductase yields the protein MTLRRIAVVSAGLSNPSSTRMLADRLAAETVKALRLAQGPDGEGIEASVDVIELRDYAHDITNNLLTGFAPPALETAINTVVSADALIAVTPIFSTSYSGLFKSFIDVLDPDALTGKPVLIGANAGTARHSLAIDYAIRPLFAYLHADAVSTGVFAASSDWGGAGDDVAPLAKRVEKGAKELAQSIARRDAATAADPYDPATYLGEGRSFGHLLGGLAGE from the coding sequence ATGACACTGCGTCGGATCGCGGTCGTCTCCGCCGGGCTCTCCAACCCGTCCTCGACTCGAATGCTGGCCGACCGCCTCGCGGCCGAGACCGTGAAGGCCCTTCGACTGGCTCAGGGACCGGATGGAGAAGGCATCGAGGCGAGTGTCGATGTGATCGAGCTGCGCGATTACGCGCACGACATCACGAACAACCTGCTCACGGGTTTCGCCCCGCCCGCGCTGGAGACCGCCATCAACACAGTGGTCTCCGCCGACGCGCTGATCGCGGTGACGCCGATCTTCTCGACGAGCTACTCCGGCCTGTTCAAGTCGTTCATCGACGTGCTTGATCCGGACGCGCTCACGGGGAAGCCGGTGCTGATCGGCGCGAACGCGGGCACTGCCCGGCATTCGCTGGCGATCGACTACGCCATCCGTCCGCTCTTCGCCTACCTGCACGCCGATGCCGTGTCGACCGGCGTGTTCGCGGCGTCCAGCGACTGGGGCGGTGCGGGTGACGACGTCGCGCCGCTCGCCAAGCGTGTCGAGAAGGGCGCGAAGGAACTGGCCCAGTCGATCGCTCGTCGCGATGCCGCCACCGCGGCGGACCCGTACGACCCGGCGACCTACCTGGGCGAAGGTCGGTCCTTCGGTCACCTGCTGGGCGGTCTCGCGGGGGAGTGA
- a CDS encoding LLM class flavin-dependent oxidoreductase codes for MSEQSGAQAMQFGIMSVSDITRDPTTGVTPSEQERIKATLTIAKHAEEVGLDVFAIGEHHNPPFWSSSPSTFLAALAAQTERLIVSTSTTLITTNDPVRIAEEYAMLQHVSDGRMDLMLGRGNTGPVYPWFGQDIRQGLPLAIENYALLHKLWREDVVDWEGKFRTPLQGFTSTPRPLDGIAPFVWHGSIRTPEIAEQAAYYGDGFFANNIFWPKEHYQRLIELYRQRYAHYGHGTPEQAIVGLGGQVFMAANSQDAANQFRPYFDNAPVYGHGPSMEDFTEMTPLTVGSPQQIIDRYAAMREHYGDYQRQLFLIDHAGLPLKIVLEQLDILGAEVVPVLRKELAQGRPASVPDAPTHAARVKAEFGDGPTRQARPGANRGDNLTGDSPYEDTPAPAGAAFGLSRKGA; via the coding sequence ATGAGCGAGCAGTCAGGCGCGCAGGCGATGCAGTTCGGCATCATGTCGGTCAGCGACATCACCCGCGACCCCACCACGGGCGTCACACCCAGCGAGCAGGAGCGGATCAAGGCGACGCTGACCATCGCCAAGCACGCGGAAGAGGTCGGTCTCGACGTCTTCGCCATCGGCGAGCACCACAACCCGCCGTTCTGGTCCTCCAGCCCCAGCACCTTCCTGGCCGCCCTGGCCGCGCAGACCGAGCGCCTCATCGTGTCCACGTCCACCACGTTGATCACGACGAACGATCCCGTGCGCATCGCCGAGGAGTACGCGATGCTGCAGCACGTGTCCGACGGCCGCATGGACCTCATGCTCGGTCGCGGCAACACCGGACCGGTGTACCCGTGGTTCGGACAGGACATCCGCCAGGGTCTGCCGCTCGCGATCGAGAACTACGCACTCCTGCACAAGCTGTGGCGGGAAGACGTCGTGGACTGGGAGGGCAAGTTCCGCACTCCGCTGCAGGGCTTCACCTCGACACCGCGGCCCCTCGACGGCATCGCGCCCTTCGTCTGGCATGGCTCGATCCGCACGCCCGAGATCGCGGAGCAGGCCGCGTACTACGGCGACGGCTTCTTCGCCAACAACATCTTCTGGCCGAAGGAGCACTACCAGCGGCTCATCGAGCTCTACCGCCAGCGCTACGCGCACTACGGACACGGCACGCCCGAGCAGGCGATCGTCGGTCTCGGCGGCCAGGTGTTCATGGCCGCGAACTCGCAGGACGCGGCGAACCAGTTCCGCCCGTACTTCGACAACGCGCCCGTCTACGGCCACGGTCCGAGCATGGAGGACTTCACCGAGATGACCCCGCTCACCGTCGGATCGCCGCAGCAGATCATCGACCGGTACGCCGCGATGCGCGAGCACTACGGCGACTATCAGCGCCAGCTGTTCCTCATCGACCACGCCGGTCTGCCGCTGAAGATCGTGCTCGAGCAGCTCGACATCCTCGGCGCGGAGGTCGTGCCCGTGCTCCGCAAGGAGCTGGCACAGGGGCGCCCGGCATCCGTTCCGGACGCACCGACCCACGCCGCTCGCGTGAAGGCGGAGTTCGGCGACGGACCCACGCGTCAGGCGCGACCCGGCGCCAACCGCGGCGACAACCTGACCGGGGATTCGCCCTACGAAGACACTCCGGCACCCGCCGGAGCGGCGTTCGGACTGAGCCGGAAGGGAGCCTGA
- a CDS encoding acyltransferase family protein yields MSDAAAAPTDPATGTTTRPRRRVPFWDNARYACIVLVVLGHAIQRLSYDSDIALAFYLALYAFHMPAFAIISGYFSKSGSPTKTQMARVITDILVPYVIFEVLWTLTKWLVEGQASPNITKPSWTLWFLLALGIFRLIVPYLALLRWPLLWTVVISIGVGYLPNVDSTFSLSRTLGLLPFFALGWWLRDRDIVATFRLLDFRPWWVRGSALAVLAAAGWAAWHWLPVWQTIDLRRWLFYEDSYADLGGEEWWAGALRFALMLLAVVLCAAFFALIPRSTYWWTHFGQYTMYVFLLHSFVLYPFRESGALRDLEPTWLWLPLVTALSVVLALALATKPVRRVFRPLIEPRPKWLFADPELAARKGRRNDPTGSRRPR; encoded by the coding sequence ATGAGCGACGCAGCAGCGGCCCCGACGGACCCCGCGACCGGGACCACCACCCGGCCGCGGCGGCGTGTCCCCTTCTGGGACAACGCCCGCTACGCCTGCATCGTCCTGGTCGTGCTCGGGCACGCCATCCAGCGGCTCAGCTACGACTCCGACATCGCGTTGGCGTTCTATCTCGCGCTGTACGCCTTCCACATGCCCGCCTTCGCCATCATCTCGGGCTACTTCTCCAAGTCCGGATCGCCGACCAAGACCCAGATGGCCAGGGTCATCACCGACATCCTGGTGCCCTACGTCATCTTCGAGGTGCTCTGGACGCTCACGAAGTGGCTCGTCGAGGGCCAGGCGAGTCCGAACATCACCAAGCCCTCGTGGACCCTGTGGTTCCTGCTCGCCCTGGGGATCTTCCGCCTGATCGTCCCCTACCTCGCGCTGCTCCGCTGGCCGCTGCTCTGGACGGTCGTGATCTCGATCGGCGTGGGATACCTCCCCAACGTCGACAGCACGTTCTCGCTCTCACGCACCCTCGGTCTCCTGCCGTTCTTCGCGCTGGGATGGTGGCTCCGCGATCGGGACATCGTCGCCACGTTCCGTCTGCTCGACTTCCGCCCGTGGTGGGTGCGCGGCTCAGCCCTCGCCGTGCTCGCCGCCGCCGGCTGGGCGGCCTGGCACTGGCTTCCGGTGTGGCAGACGATCGACCTGCGCCGCTGGCTCTTCTACGAGGACTCGTACGCCGACCTCGGTGGTGAGGAGTGGTGGGCCGGTGCACTCCGCTTCGCGCTCATGCTGCTCGCGGTCGTGCTGTGCGCTGCTTTCTTCGCCCTGATCCCCCGCTCGACCTACTGGTGGACCCACTTCGGCCAGTACACGATGTACGTCTTCCTGCTGCACTCGTTCGTGCTCTATCCGTTCCGCGAGTCGGGTGCGCTCCGCGACCTGGAGCCGACGTGGCTCTGGTTGCCGCTGGTGACCGCGCTGTCCGTGGTGCTCGCGCTCGCCCTGGCCACCAAACCTGTGCGCCGGGTGTTCCGCCCGCTCATCGAACCACGGCCGAAGTGGCTGTTCGCCGACCCCGAGCTCGCGGCGCGCAAGGGCCGCAGGAACGACCCGACCGGCTCGCGCCGACCGCGATAG